The Kribbella shirazensis genomic interval GACGGTAATAGGGTCTAGGTATGGCGCGAGTTGTGCACTCCTACGACGACCCCGAGCGGTTCGTCGCCGGCACCGTGGGGGAACCCGGTGCGAGGACCTTCTTCCTGCAGGCCCGGGCCGGGCAGCGGCTCACCTCGGTGGCGTGTGAGAAGGAACAGGTGATGGCGCTCGCCGAGCGGCTCGACGTGATGCTGGACGAGGTCGCCCGGCGGTTCGACCGTGACCCGGTCACGCCGACAGGTGTGGACGACACGGCGCCGCTGGAGCAGCCGATCGAGGAGGAGTTCCGGGCCGGCACCATGACGCTCGCCTGGGAGGCCGACGCCGAGCGGGTGGTGATCGAGGTGTTCGCGGTGGTCACCGGCGAGCAGGCCGACTTCGAGGAGGAGACCGACCCGGTCACCGCCGCGATGGAGTCCGACGACGCCGAGGTGTTCGTGGTCCGGATCACCGAAGAGCAGGCACGGGCATTCGCCCGGCGCGCGGTCGCCCTGGTCGCGTCCGGCCGCCCGAGCTGCCCGTTCTGCGGCCGGCCGATCGACGCGGACGGCCACATCTGCCCGCGGGCGAACGGCTACCGCAGGCACCTGCCGGAATGACCGCAAATCCCGAGCTCCTCGCCTTAGGGGAGTTGTCACTGCACGGCCGCCTGGTCGCCGCCTCGAACGGCACCTACCAGGGTTCGGTCAGCCTGTCCGGCGAGACCGCGACCGTGGTCTACAAGCCGGTCGAGGGGGAGCGCCCGCTGTGGGACTTCCCCGACGGCACGCTGGCCCAGCGCGAGTTCGCGGCGTACGTCGTGTCCGAGGCGCTCGGGTGGAACGTCGTACCGCCGACCCTGCTGCGCGACGGGCCGCTGGGCGTCGGCATGGTGCAGTTGTGGATCGACGAGGCCGAGCTCGGCCCGAGCGAGACCGAGCTCGTCGACATCGTTCCGCAGGGCCGCGTCCCCGACGGCTGGGTCGGCGTGCTGGACGCGCTCGACGGCCGGCACAACCCGGTCACGCTCGTGCACGCCGACACCGACGCGCTGCGCCGGATGGCCGTGTTCGATGCCGTGGTCAACAATGCCGACCGCAAGGGCGGTCACGTGCTGAACCCGGGCGACGGCCGGGTGTACGGCGTCGACCACGGCGTCACGTTCAACGCCGACGACAAGCTCCGTACGGTCCTGTGGGGCTGGGCCGGCGAGCCGATCCCGCCCGGGCTGCTGGACGACGTACGGCGTTTGGCGGATCAGCTGGCCGGTGCGCTCGGGCAGCAGCTGTGCGAGCTGATCACCACGGTCGAGCTGACCGCGACGCGGGAACGCTGCTCCACGTTGCTCAAGACCGGGACGTTCCCGTTCCCGAGCGAGGACTGGCCCGCGATTCCCTGGCCTGCCTTCTAGGTCGCTAGGGCTTCGGTTGCCCGCTGATGTTGCCGATGCGGCCGAGTTCGTCGAACTCGACGACGAGCGTGCTGCCGTTCGGCGCCGTTGCGCGGATGGCGTCCGGCGCTTCGTCGTACTGCACACCGAAGTGCTGCAGGTAGCCGCGGACGACCTGACGATGGTCGGACGGGAACACGTTGATCGCGTTCACCAGGAGCCGCGGCGTCGCGATCGCGTCGAACCCCGCCTGCGGGAGCTGCTCGTCCGCGACGTGCAGGTACACGTGCCCGCGGCCCTCGTTGATCGCGGTCGACCAGACGCCGCGGCCGCCGAGCACGGTCCCCGCGGTGATCGCCAGCATGATCGCCGCCTGCGCCGGCTCCTCGAACCCGCTCAGGTCCGGGCTGTCACTGGTGAACTCGGAGATCCCGTGCCGCTCGCCGAACTCGCGGATCGCGAGCGTCGGCGCGACGGCGGGAGCCTCCGGGCCGAAGCCCGGGTTCGCCCAGCCCCACAGCCAGGTGCGGTCGAGCTCCGAGAAGCTGCCGAGCAGCGAGATCCCGCCCAGCACGCCGCGCTCGCTGCTCAGCGTCCGCGTGTCGAGATCGGCCTGCAGGGAGTCCCGCCCGACCACCTCGTTGAACAGGTTCTGCTGCTGGATCGCGGCGGCGGCGATCCACCCGCCGTACGCCTGGAACTCAGGACTGAAATCAGCACTCATCGTCCGCGAGGCTATCCGCAGCCGGGGTGCACCGGCACGACCCGACCACGGAATGGAACCGTGTCGCGTCATTGAAAATCGGACTGGCATAAGCTCCGACACATGCAGGCGTGGACGAAACCAGACATCCCGGTCGTGCCGGGTCCGGCCCGGCGGCTTCGCCTGTACGACACCGCGTCCCGCGGTCCGGTCGAGGTGCCGCCCGCCACCTCGACCACCGAGGGCGGGACCGCCCGGATGTACGTGTGCGGCATCACGCCGTACGACGCGACGCACATGGGGCACGCGGCGACGTACGTGACGTTCGACCTGATCAACCGGCTCTGGCGCGACGCCGGGTACGACGTGGTGTACACGCAGAACATCACCGACGTCGACGACCCGCTGCTCGAGCGCGCGACCGCGACCGGTGTCGAGTGGACCGATCTCGCGGCGCGGGAGATCCAGCTGTTCCGCGACGACATGACCGCGCTGCGGGTGATCCCGCCGCAGCACTACATCGGCGTGGTCGAGTCGATCGACCTGGTCGCGGACGCGGTCGAGGATCTGCGGAAGGCCGGCGCGGTGTACTCCGTCGACGGCGACCTGTACTTCGCGGTGAAGGCGGATCCGGCGTTCGGCGGCGAGTCGAACTACGACCGG includes:
- a CDS encoding SCO1664 family protein, which encodes MTANPELLALGELSLHGRLVAASNGTYQGSVSLSGETATVVYKPVEGERPLWDFPDGTLAQREFAAYVVSEALGWNVVPPTLLRDGPLGVGMVQLWIDEAELGPSETELVDIVPQGRVPDGWVGVLDALDGRHNPVTLVHADTDALRRMAVFDAVVNNADRKGGHVLNPGDGRVYGVDHGVTFNADDKLRTVLWGWAGEPIPPGLLDDVRRLADQLAGALGQQLCELITTVELTATRERCSTLLKTGTFPFPSEDWPAIPWPAF
- a CDS encoding DUF3090 domain-containing protein, with the translated sequence MARVVHSYDDPERFVAGTVGEPGARTFFLQARAGQRLTSVACEKEQVMALAERLDVMLDEVARRFDRDPVTPTGVDDTAPLEQPIEEEFRAGTMTLAWEADAERVVIEVFAVVTGEQADFEEETDPVTAAMESDDAEVFVVRITEEQARAFARRAVALVASGRPSCPFCGRPIDADGHICPRANGYRRHLPE
- a CDS encoding DUF6882 domain-containing protein; translation: MSADFSPEFQAYGGWIAAAAIQQQNLFNEVVGRDSLQADLDTRTLSSERGVLGGISLLGSFSELDRTWLWGWANPGFGPEAPAVAPTLAIREFGERHGISEFTSDSPDLSGFEEPAQAAIMLAITAGTVLGGRGVWSTAINEGRGHVYLHVADEQLPQAGFDAIATPRLLVNAINVFPSDHRQVVRGYLQHFGVQYDEAPDAIRATAPNGSTLVVEFDELGRIGNISGQPKP